From one Dermacentor silvarum isolate Dsil-2018 chromosome 3, BIME_Dsil_1.4, whole genome shotgun sequence genomic stretch:
- the LOC119446817 gene encoding alanyl-tRNA editing protein Aarsd1-B, with the protein MIFACQKDSYLRSLKTRVIACNPVVDTSAQDVYELLFEDTVLFPEGGGQPDDHGLVGDVPVLRVFRRGGEAVHVVRSPIAVGTEVEMSVDWNRRYDHMQQHSGQHLITAVAEQGFGFLTTSWNLGEEMSFIELDAPKGIKNEDIQTLESLVNEKIRQCLPVCVNLYEPGSEKLQSVRTRLKLPDGGGDLIRVVTIEGVDSNTCCGTHVSNLGHLQMIKLLYTEKGKQGKTNLYFLVGSRILKYLEKTVLREKAITSLLKCGPDDHTSMVEKLNKSLKLANKNSLTVLRDLAVAEARLLKQQEPLPAFHTLHRREADAEFMAIFANELADKDVLLFLTCGDEKGSGQFLLSGPENIVSAIGPKVCELLDGKGFFKHKKFQGKASALSGRGKVEKLLMDLLTSASK; encoded by the coding sequence ATGATATTTGCGTGTCAGAAGGACAGCTACCTTAGGAGTCTTAAAACTAGGGTAATTGCCTGCAATCCTGTAGTTGATACATCCGCGCAGGATGTCTATGAACTCTTGTTTGAGGATACCGTGCTGTTTCCCGAGGGAGGCGGGCAACCTGACGACCATGGACTGGTTGGTGATGTGCCTGTTTTGCGTGTGTTCAGGCGAGGCGGAGAAGCTGTCCACGTCGTTCGCTCTCCCATTGCAGTCGGTACAGAAGTGGAGATGAGCGTGGACTGGAATCGTCGCTATGACCATATGCAGCAGCATTCTGGCCAACACCTGATCACTGCGGTGGCTGAGCAAGGATTCGGCTTTCTGACGACCTCGTGGAACTTGGGTGAAGAAATGAGCTTCATTGAACTAGATGCTCCAAAGGGGATTAAGAATGAAGACATCCAGACATTGGAATCGCTAGTGAACGAGAAGATAAGACAATGCCTTCCGGTGTGTGTTAATCTTTACGAACCTGGATCTGAAAAGCTGCAGTCTGTTCGAACCAGATTGAAATTGCCTGACGGAGGAGGAGACCTAATTCGCGTGGTGACCATTGAAGGTGTGGATTCGAACACTTGTTGTGGGACCCACGTCTCCAACTTGGGCCATCTACAAATGATTAAGTTGCTGTACACGGAAAAAGGCAAGCAGGGTAAAACAAACCTTTACTTTCTAGTCGGAAGCAGGATTCTGAAGTACCTGGAGAAAACAGTTTTGCGAGAAAAAGCAATAACTTCCCTGTTAAAATGTGGCCCCGACGACCATACATCGATGGTTGAGAAGCTGAACAAATCTCTAAAGCTTGCCAACAAAAATTCACTCACTGTACTGCGGGACCTGGCAGTTGCTGAAGCAAGACTGTTGAAGCAGCAGGAACCACTGCCAGCATTCCACACATTACATAGAAGAGAAGCAGATGCTGAGTTCATGGCAATATTTGCAAACGAACTGGCAGACAAAGATGTTTTGCTGTTTCTGACTTGTGGTGATGAGAAGGGCAGTGGCCAGTTCTTATTATCTGGCCCGGAAAACATAGTGTCTGCCATTGGGCCTAAGGTATGTGAGCTGTTGGATGGCAAGGGCTTCTTCAAGCACAAAAAGTTTCAAGGAAAGGCATCTGCTCTCTCAGGAAGGGGAAAGGTGGAGAAACTTTTGATGGATCTACTGACGTCTGCCAGTAAATAG